The genomic region TGATCTCCATTTCAGTATCATATTAATGTTCTAAAATGATGCTAACCTGTAGAAGAATAATTTCAAAATAGTTATATGTGAATTTTCCGAGAATTCTGCTTGAAATATTTTGATCATGGGTCAAAGGTTGTATATATTGTTGTGTTTTAGTGGTGACCCATTTCCATTTCCACGTCGCTCTGCACTGCATGGCCCATAATATTGGGCGTTGTGAAACAATTGTTTTTGGCAATGCACCTATGTCGATGTTGACAACAGTAGCGCACTGCTTACATAGGAATTATTCCAAAGATTATTTGAATCACCTTGATGCCAAAATGGAGGCACACCATCTGGTAGGCGGTAGCTGTTCAAGTCTAGCCTCGAGTCAAGTCCAACCATATCACTCACTAGTTGGGCACGGCAGTGTATTTTTCATCAGTAGATAGATAATCAAACAGCCAGAGACAGGCCTATCTGCCCGGATTACTTTTCATCGGACCTCGCCTCACGGCCTCTCTCAATCGGCTTTTACCAGTCCAAAATATCCTGTGTTTACGTGGACACAGTTTGTTTTTGATACTACTCCTACATTATTAGCGGTCCAGAATAATATAGAAATTTTCACGTATATAATACATGGACGGTACGAGAGCCCAGCTCTTGATGGCATACGCCATTCCGCGTATACCATTCCACGCACCATACGACGATCGATGCAGCGTCGGATGGAATAtcgtcttcgtcttcttcctccggcGACTCCGTGAAAGTGCTAGTCTCCGGCCGTACGTGGAGCTGTCTCTCGCCTCATGGGGCCCATGGTGAGAGATACGCCAATACAGATCACCTATATATAAGAAGAGACTCTCCATGGAGTTCCAGCGGCACAAAACCAAGAACCTACTACACCTGCCATGCGACTAGCCGCCATGGAGACCTCCCCTCATCTAAAGCTCTTCACGCTTGCCCTGCTACTAGCCTCGATTCCCCACGCCATGGCAGCACCACCCCCATCCCTCCTGGAAGAACAGGCAGGCGCCCTCCTTGCCTGGAAAGCCACCATACAGAGCCCCCCAGCCCAGCTCCAGTCTTGGGGAAACACCACAACACGGCCATGCGGCTGGTACGGCATCAAGTGCGGCAAGCATCCAGCGAGGAACCAGGAGGTGGTGATCACCGAGATCACTCTTCGGGGGTTGCGGCTGAGGGCGAGGCTAGAGGCCCTCAACTTCACGGCGTTGCATACTCTCACGAGTATCCGACTTCCCTACAATCAGATAAGAGGCCCCTTTCCACCCGCTTTAGCATCATCCTTGCCAAACCTGCGGCACCTACTGCTCCAGGGGAATAACATTTCCGGTGAAATACCATGCCAAATAAAACACCTAGAGAGTCTAGTGGGgctgaacttgtcaaaaaaccacTTGTCTAGTCAAATACCCATAGAAGTAGGATACCTAAAGAAACTGATCAGGCTAGATTTTTTCAGCAACAACCTCACAGGCCCCATTCCAAAAAGTCTAGTGAATTGTACTAAACTCACTATCTTGCACCTATCGGCTAATCAACTTTCTGGTTGCATTCCTCCGGAAGTAGGTTACCTGGTGAATTTACAACGGCTGGATCTTAGCAACAACACACTCATAGGTTCCATTCCTGATACCTTTAGAAATTTGACAAAGCTCACTACCTTGTACCTACATACTAACCAACTTTCTAGGTGTATTCCCCCAGAACTAGGTTACTTGATGAATCTAGAAAAGTTGGATCTTAGCATAAACAAACTCATGGGTCCCATCCCCCATGCCTTTggaaatttgaccaaactcactACCTTATACCTAAGGGGTAACCAACTCTCCGGCTATATTCCTCGAAAACTAGGCTATCTTGTGAATCTAGAAGGTTTGGGTCTTGGCAGAAACAAACTCGTGGGTTCCATCCCCGGTGCCTTTGAAAATTTGACAAAGCTCACTGGTTTGTACCTATGGGATAATCAACTCTCCGGATATATTCCTCGAGAACTAGGTTCCCTATTGAATCTAGAAGACTTTGAACTTCAACACAATCAACTCATGGGTTGCATCCCCAATATGTTTGGAAATTTGACCAAGCTCACTACATTGCTCCTATGGGGTAATCAATTCTCCGGGGGCATTCCTCGAGAACTAGGTCACTTGGTGAATCTGGAGAGCTTGGACCTTAGTGCAAACAAACTCATGGGTTCCATCCCCAATGCCTTTGGAAATTTGACCAAGCTCCCTATCTTGAACCTATTTAATAACCAACTCTCCGGACATGTTCCTCGAGAACTAGGTTCCCTGGTAAATCTAGAAGTGTTGGGTCTTAACAACAACACACTGATGGGTTCCATCCCCAATACCTTTGGAAATTTGACCAAGCTCACTAGCTTGCTCCTATGGGGTAACCAATTCTCAGGGGGCATTCCTCAAGAACTAGGTCACTTGGTGAATCTGGAAAGCTTGGACCTTAGTGCAAACAAACTCATGGGTTCCATCCCCAATGCCTTTGGAAATTTGACCAAGCTCCCTATCTTGAACCTATTTAATAACCAACTCTCCGGACATGTTCCTCGAGAACTAGGTTCCCTGGTAAATCTAGAAGTGTTGGGTCTTAACAACAACACACTGATGGGTTCCATCCCCAATACCTTTGGAAATTTGACCAAGCTCACTAGCTTGCTCCTATGGGGTAACCAATTCTCAGGGGGCATTCCTCAAGAACTAGGTCACTTGGTGAATCTGGAAAGCTTGGACCTTAGTGCAAACAAACTCATGGGTTCCATCCCCAATGCCTTTGGAAATTTGACCAAGCTCCCTATCTTGAACCTATTTAATAACCAACTCTCCGGACATGTTCCTCGAGAACTAGGTTCCCTGGTAAATCTAGAAGTGTTGGGTCTTAACAACAACACACTGATGGGTTCCATCCCCAATACCTTTGGAAATTTGACCAAGCTCACTAGCTTGCTCCTATGGGGTAACCAATTCTCAGGGGGCATTCCTCAAGAACTAGGTCACTTGGTGAATCTGGAAAGCTTGGACCTTAGTGCAAACAAACTCATGGGTTCCATCCCCAATGCCTTTGGAAATTTGACCAAGCTCCCTATCTTGAACCTATTTAATAACCAACTCTCCGGACATGTTCCTCGAGAACTAGGTTCCCTGGTAAATCTAGAAGTGTTGGGTCTTAACAACAACACACTGATGGGTTCCATCCCCAATACCTTTGGAAATTTGACCAAGCTCACTAGCTTGCTCCTATGGGGTAACCAATTCTCAGGGGGCATTCCTCAAGAACTAGGTCACTTGGTGAATCTGGAAAGCTTGGACCTTAGTGCAAACAAACTCATGGGTTCCATCCCCAATGCCTTTGGAAATTTGACCAAGCTCCCTACCTTGCAATTATGGCGTAACCAACTTTCCGGTTGTATTCCTCGAGAGCTAGGTTCCCTTGTGAGTCTAGAAGACTTGGACCTTAGCACAAACAAACTCACTGGTTCCATCCCTAATACATTAGGAAATTTGACCAAGCTCACTACTTTATACCTCAATGATAATCAGTTCTACGGGCATGTTCCAAAAGAAACTGGTAGCTTAATGAATCTCAAATATCTACAAATTGATGGTAACAATCTCTCTGGTCCATTGCCACCTGATTTGTGCGCTGGTGGCATGCTCAAGAGATTAACTGCACATGGAAACAATCTCAACGGACCTCTGCCATCAAGTTTAGTAAATTGCAAAAGCCTAGTTAGAGTTCGTCTTGAAAGCAATAAAATTGAAGGAGATATTTCTGAGATGGGAGTTTATCCAAATCTGGTCTACATAGATATGAGCTCAAATAAATTGTTTGGTCAATTATCTTATCACTGGGGAGGATGTCATAATCTTACAATGCTAAGAATCTCAAACAACAACCTTGCCGGGGAAATACCGACAAGTTTGGGGCAACTATCTGGACTAAGGATACTTGATCTTTCGTCAAACAAGCTTGAAGGAGAGATTCCAAGTGCACTAGGCAATCTAAGAGAATTGTTCAACCTGAGCCTCGCGGTCAATTTGTTCCATGGTAGCATTCCACGAGAAATTGGTGCAATGTCGAGTTTGGAATTACTGGATTTGTCATCAAATAACCTTAATGGTTTGGCGCAAGACTCAATCAAGAATTGTTTGAGGCTTCGCCTTTTGAAGTTGAATAACAATAACTTCAAAGGAAACATCCCCGCCGAGCTAGGCTTATTGCGCAACCTACATGACCTATTGGATTTAAGTGAAAATTCATTTACTGGGGCAATACCAAGCCAACTTAGTGGTTTGGTCATGCTAGATACTCTTAATCTGTCACACAATGAACTTAATGGCTCCATCCCGTCATCATTTCAATATATGAGAAGCTTGACAACCATTGATCTATCTTACAATGAATTGGAGGGGCCGGTACCGGATAGTAAGGTCTTCCAAGGAGCTTCAGTCCAGCAGTTCATGCATAATAAGATGTTATGTGGTGTGGTGAAAGGATTGCCCCCTTGCAATAGTGCAATTCAGAGCAGAGGGGGTAGGGAGGGATACAAAATACTTGTATTAGCCACCGTTCCTGCCCTTATATCTCTTGTTGTTGTTGCGGTGCTATTGATGTTTTGTCATGAAAGAAAGAAACCCAAGGAAACGAACACTGATAAAGTAACGCAAGCAATTACCTTCTCTATTTGGAGTGTTGATGGGGCAAATGTTTTCAAGCAAATCATTGAAGCAACCAACAATTTTAGCGAGATGCACTGCATAGGAATTGGGGGTTATGGATCTGTCTACAAAGCTAAACTTGCAACACGTGAAATATTTGCAGTGAAGAAGATACATATGATAGAAGATGGGTGTTGCTTGAATGAGACGGTATTCAATCGTGAAATCGAGTCACTGATGAAGATTCGTCATCGAAACATCATAAAATTGTTTGGGTATTGTTCGTCTAGCCAAGGTAGATTCCTTATCTATGAATACATGGAGGGAGGAGACCTGGCAAAAACACTGAAGGACAATAAAAGGGCAATTGAATTGGACTGGAGAAGGCGGATACATATCATGTTGGATGTGGTTCATGCATTGGCATACATGCATCATGATTGCTCAACACCAATAGTCCATCGAGATATAACGAGCAACAACATTTTGCTTAATCTAGAATTTAGAGCATGCATATCTGACTTCGGTACAGCAAAAATTCTCAATATTGATGGCCGAAATCACACAAGGCTTGCTGGGACGAAAGGCTATCTTGCCCCAGGTAAAGAAAAACAACAGCTTAACTACTAGTTAATTTTGTGTTCTTGACAATAAATATGTACGCAGATGTAGAGTTTGATGTAATCTAATAATTGACACTACTTGTTTTTTTCTATAAATTGCAGAGCTAGCATATACAGAAAATATGACGGAGAAATGTGATGTATACAGCTTTGGAGTGCTTGTTTTGGAGCTATTTATGGGATCTCATCCAGGCGATTTTCTCTCATCCCTCTCGTTGGCCAACAAGATCAATGTTGTGTGCCTGCAGGATTTGCTGGACCCCAGGCTTGTGATTCCAGATGCTGAGACTGCTAGAAGAATATATTGCATGCTTAGTGTCGCAGCTCAGTGTCTGGAGCCACGTCCATCACACAGGCCAACAGCACGACAAGCCAGTGATGAGCTATCTACGACTAAAGCTTGTGGAGATCATGTTGATTATTTGCATGCTGGTATTACCTTTCCTGCATTGTAGTGCCTTTATGGTCAGCCTAATGGGCGACGAATCCGCATCATGCGGTTTCTTCTCTACCGACCTATTTGTTTCAAAAAAGTGTTGTTTTCTCTGTAACTGATATATATGGAACTAGCGAACTTGTACTGATGCACCATTATAAACCCCTGTGGCTTGATTTTAACATCGTACAAAGAGACAATTCACTAGGGCTGTCGAGCAGGTGTTCCACAAGGAGTTCATCCGCGTGGCCGGGACAAGCTGCGTGCTGACGGTCGCGCATTCCGACAACCTAACCTTGTGCGATCAGGTACCTTATACCTAATTTTACTGGCTCGAATTGAACATCACATATACAACCGCAAAGTGCTAGGCATGCATGGTTTTCTGATCTCTTCTTAATTTGGCATGGTGAGAAGGTGAGGTTGTTGAGCAGGACGGATGTGTTCATCTCAGCGCACGGGGCGCAGATGACGAACCTAGTGTTCATggaccggaagagcagcatcatggAGTTGTACCTGATGGGATGGAGGCAGTTCGTGTTCCATGCGGGGATGCGGCATGAAGGCTCGTGGTGGGACCCCGCCGGTGACCCATGCCCCGACGGCAACCCGGACATCTTCAGCTGCTACAAGAACCGGTGGATCGGGATGGACGAGGCTGCCTTCACCGAGTTTGCAGCCAAGGTCTTCGCCGCTAACAAAGGCGCGGCGAGGCGAGGGCAAGAAGCGGGAACTAATTGCAAATGCAGCTAGCCAGCCCTCCCTCTATTTTTGTGGTAATTAAGAATAGGCCCCTTTTTCTTGCAACAATGAGATCAGAGCCATCAAAACGAGCGCAATTGGGATTGCAACTATTCTCCTTGTCTTGTTTTCATGGGAATTGCTAGGATGGGCGCTGAGGTTGGGATTGCCAGGTGACCTTGACGTTGACGTCCAGTCTGAAGGCGGGCAGCGGCCTGCCAGATTATTTTTAGATACATCCAGCTTCTTCAGCAATCTGAGCTCCATTAGGCTGGAGGGCACCTGGTCTGTCAAGTTGTTGCCATTCAACCTTATAGCCGAGAGCATATGTAGTAAGATTTCCAAGACTGCTGCTAATACTTTCCTTGAGGCCATATCCCGACAGATTTAGCTGTGAGACTCTCCCCTCATAGCATACCACACCAGCCCAATTGCTGCACGCAACGGCGGAGCTATATACATTTTCCTGACAACGTTAATGCTTATTCAATTGTCATATGTTTCATAGTTGTGCTACGATAGATATCATTTGGAGATTTTTTATATCATTTTCGTATCAAAATTTCATTATTCAGAAAATTGATGATATTTTGATGTTAATACTAAGTTTCCAATGAAAATATCATTTTTATTAATAATTCCAATGATACTGACAATGATAATTTTGACacttctttttttttgcgagaaaacttctaatctattcatcttcaattatgATAGTACAACGAATGCCAGAAAAAagaaaaattacatccagatctatagaacacctagcaacgactacaagtaCTGAAGCGAGCCGAATGTGTGGTGCCGTCATTGCCGCTcactcgccggagccgggcaaaacttgttgtagtagacagtcagaaagtcgtcgtgctaaggccctatAGGACAAGCTCAACAGAACAACAAACGCCATCGATGAATACTAGCGTATATCGAGtgatccaacctgaaaacacatgAACGTAGACAAACTACAGCCAGATctgagcaaatccaccaaggacagatccgccggagacacacctccatacacccaccgatgatgctagacacaccatcggAGCGGGGGCTAGGAGgggagaaccttatttcatcttcagggagTCGTTGCCGTCtcatcttcctgagcaggacacaagcCCTAACAAAACGCAAAGAAACAACTGGAAacagagccctcccgccggcaagggccaAGATCCACCGTGCcaccatggccctaaggccaccggagacgaggcggaccgacGGCGGCGCCGGCAAGAGGCAGGGGA from Triticum aestivum cultivar Chinese Spring chromosome 4A, IWGSC CS RefSeq v2.1, whole genome shotgun sequence harbors:
- the LOC123087404 gene encoding probable leucine-rich repeat receptor-like protein kinase At1g35710; the protein is MRLAAMETSPHLKLFTLALLLASIPHAMAAPPPSLLEEQAGALLAWKATIQSPPAQLQSWGNTTTRPCGWYGIKCGKHPARNQEVVITEITLRGLRLRARLEALNFTALHTLTSIRLPYNQIRGPFPPALASSLPNLRHLLLQGNNISGEIPCQIKHLESLVGLNLSKNHLSSQIPIEVGYLKKLIRLDFFSNNLTGPIPKSLVNCTKLTILHLSANQLSGCIPPEVGYLVNLQRLDLSNNTLIGSIPDTFRNLTKLTTLYLHTNQLSRCIPPELGYLMNLEKLDLSINKLMGPIPHAFGNLTKLTTLYLRGNQLSGYIPRKLGYLVNLEGLGLGRNKLVGSIPGAFENLTKLTGLYLWDNQLSGYIPRELGSLLNLEDFELQHNQLMGCIPNMFGNLTKLTTLLLWGNQFSGGIPRELGHLVNLESLDLSANKLMGSIPNAFGNLTKLPILNLFNNQLSGHVPRELGSLVNLEVLGLNNNTLMGSIPNTFGNLTKLTSLLLWGNQFSGGIPQELGHLVNLESLDLSANKLMGSIPNAFGNLTKLPILNLFNNQLSGHVPRELGSLVNLEVLGLNNNTLMGSIPNTFGNLTKLTSLLLWGNQFSGGIPQELGHLVNLESLDLSANKLMGSIPNAFGNLTKLPILNLFNNQLSGHVPRELGSLVNLEVLGLNNNTLMGSIPNTFGNLTKLTSLLLWGNQFSGGIPQELGHLVNLESLDLSANKLMGSIPNAFGNLTKLPILNLFNNQLSGHVPRELGSLVNLEVLGLNNNTLMGSIPNTFGNLTKLTSLLLWGNQFSGGIPQELGHLVNLESLDLSANKLMGSIPNAFGNLTKLPTLQLWRNQLSGCIPRELGSLVSLEDLDLSTNKLTGSIPNTLGNLTKLTTLYLNDNQFYGHVPKETGSLMNLKYLQIDGNNLSGPLPPDLCAGGMLKRLTAHGNNLNGPLPSSLVNCKSLVRVRLESNKIEGDISEMGVYPNLVYIDMSSNKLFGQLSYHWGGCHNLTMLRISNNNLAGEIPTSLGQLSGLRILDLSSNKLEGEIPSALGNLRELFNLSLAVNLFHGSIPREIGAMSSLELLDLSSNNLNGLAQDSIKNCLRLRLLKLNNNNFKGNIPAELGLLRNLHDLLDLSENSFTGAIPSQLSGLVMLDTLNLSHNELNGSIPSSFQYMRSLTTIDLSYNELEGPVPDSKVFQGASVQQFMHNKMLCGVVKGLPPCNSAIQSRGGREGYKILVLATVPALISLVVVAVLLMFCHERKKPKETNTDKVTQAITFSIWSVDGANVFKQIIEATNNFSEMHCIGIGGYGSVYKAKLATREIFAVKKIHMIEDGCCLNETVFNREIESLMKIRHRNIIKLFGYCSSSQGRFLIYEYMEGGDLAKTLKDNKRAIELDWRRRIHIMLDVVHALAYMHHDCSTPIVHRDITSNNILLNLEFRACISDFGTAKILNIDGRNHTRLAGTKGYLAPELAYTENMTEKCDVYSFGVLVLELFMGSHPGDFLSSLSLANKINVVCLQDLLDPRLVIPDAETARRIYCMLSVAAQCLEPRPSHRPTARQASDELSTTKACGDHVDYLHAGITFPAL